One Niallia circulans DNA segment encodes these proteins:
- a CDS encoding iron-containing alcohol dehydrogenase — MQTIYQFQTAQNIVAGPNSLQLLGEKLNLLGVEVKSALIITQPPMMDLGFVEQIVSQLEAKGVSVDTNTNILPEPTLENIEQVFEATASTNYDVLIGIGGGSVLDTTKILSVLKTNDSSVEQLLGTDLVVNPGAPTILIPTTSGTGAEVTPNAIVTLPDQELKVGIVSKLLLPTLVILDPVLTLKLPKPITAATGMDAFTHSLESFISTKANPISDMFALESIRLISSSIVEAFQNGQSIEAREKMLVGSMYGGMALTSAGTAAVHALAYPLGGKYKIPHGVANSMLLPHVMKYNMDAIADRLALVAEPMGISAQGLSNSQLAEKVVEKIVEWTNVLEIPQDLKNYGVKEEELPEISVSASQVTRLLNNNPKKLSIADIEAIYRELL, encoded by the coding sequence ATGCAAACGATTTATCAATTTCAAACTGCACAGAATATTGTAGCAGGACCAAACTCACTTCAGTTGCTTGGAGAAAAATTGAATCTACTAGGAGTTGAAGTGAAATCAGCATTGATCATCACTCAGCCTCCAATGATGGATTTAGGCTTTGTTGAACAGATAGTTAGTCAATTGGAGGCAAAGGGAGTTTCGGTTGATACTAATACAAATATTCTGCCAGAACCAACATTAGAGAATATTGAACAAGTATTTGAAGCAACAGCAAGTACGAATTATGATGTATTGATTGGAATTGGCGGGGGGAGTGTGCTTGATACAACGAAAATTCTCTCCGTGCTAAAAACAAACGATTCTTCGGTTGAGCAGCTTTTGGGAACGGACCTTGTCGTGAATCCAGGGGCTCCAACGATTTTAATTCCAACCACTTCTGGAACAGGTGCAGAGGTTACACCAAATGCGATCGTCACCCTGCCAGACCAAGAATTAAAGGTTGGTATTGTAAGTAAGCTTTTACTTCCAACCCTTGTTATCCTTGATCCTGTTCTCACATTAAAATTACCTAAGCCAATCACTGCTGCAACAGGAATGGACGCCTTTACTCATTCTTTAGAATCCTTTATTTCAACAAAGGCAAATCCAATCAGTGATATGTTTGCGTTAGAGTCAATCCGGTTAATTTCTTCCAGTATTGTGGAAGCGTTTCAAAATGGACAATCGATTGAGGCAAGAGAAAAAATGTTGGTAGGGTCTATGTATGGTGGAATGGCATTAACAAGTGCAGGAACAGCAGCCGTACATGCGCTGGCCTATCCTTTAGGCGGGAAATATAAAATTCCTCATGGTGTGGCAAATTCAATGCTCCTTCCACATGTCATGAAATACAATATGGATGCGATAGCAGACAGATTGGCTTTAGTTGCTGAACCTATGGGAATCAGTGCTCAAGGTCTATCGAATAGCCAATTGGCAGAAAAAGTTGTAGAAAAAATCGTTGAGTGGACAAATGTGTTGGAAATTCCTCAAGATCTTAAAAACTATGGTGTTAAAGAAGAAGAATTGCCGGAAATTTCTGTGTCAGCCTCACAAGTCACCCGCTTACTAAATAATAATCCGAAAAAATTAAGCATAGCAGATATTGAAGCGATTTATCGCGAACTGCTATAA
- the dapA gene encoding 4-hydroxy-tetrahydrodipicolinate synthase, with protein MQLKGIIPAMLTPLTVEQKVNESVTRQLTNHLLDSGVHGLFILGTNGEFHLLNTEEKIGFAKTVIEETKGRVPVIVGTGGNSTEETIELSQKMEQLGADALSLITPFFISPTQEEMAVHFTKVAESISLPVLLYNIPARTGVNLEPETVARLAKVPNIVGIKDSSGSFDNIEKYINATKDEDFSVFAGTDSLILQTLQAGGKGAVAATANMVPDVVVAIYDSWLAGNIEAAEENQVKLEPLRNTFKHGTLPSVLKKAVELYSVPVGPPKMPVSEISGDALEIVSKMVEKYKQQKASITN; from the coding sequence ATGCAACTAAAAGGAATCATTCCAGCAATGTTGACACCATTAACAGTGGAACAAAAAGTCAACGAATCTGTTACAAGACAGTTAACAAACCATTTGCTTGATTCAGGTGTACATGGACTCTTCATTCTTGGGACAAACGGTGAATTTCACCTACTTAATACTGAGGAAAAAATAGGATTTGCTAAGACTGTCATAGAGGAAACAAAAGGAAGAGTGCCTGTAATCGTTGGTACTGGCGGTAATAGTACAGAGGAAACAATTGAGTTATCACAAAAAATGGAACAGTTGGGCGCGGATGCTTTATCCTTGATTACTCCGTTCTTTATCTCACCAACGCAAGAAGAAATGGCAGTTCATTTCACAAAGGTAGCTGAGAGTATTTCCTTGCCTGTTCTTTTATATAATATACCGGCTAGAACAGGAGTTAACCTTGAACCTGAAACCGTTGCACGACTGGCTAAAGTGCCAAATATTGTTGGAATCAAAGATAGCAGCGGTAGCTTTGACAACATCGAGAAATATATCAACGCAACAAAGGACGAAGATTTTTCCGTTTTTGCCGGTACAGATTCTTTAATTCTCCAAACCTTACAGGCTGGTGGAAAAGGAGCAGTTGCTGCGACAGCCAATATGGTTCCAGATGTTGTAGTTGCAATTTACGACAGCTGGTTAGCTGGAAATATAGAAGCGGCAGAGGAAAATCAGGTGAAATTAGAGCCTCTTCGTAACACCTTTAAACATGGTACCTTGCCTTCTGTATTAAAGAAAGCGGTAGAACTTTATAGTGTTCCAGTGGGACCGCCGAAAATGCCTGTCTCTGAGATTTCAGGAGATGCGCTAGAAATTGTCTCTAAAATGGTGGAAAAGTATAAACAACAAAAAGCTTCGATTACAAACTAA
- a CDS encoding sigma-54-dependent Fis family transcriptional regulator: MKVLAIAPYEGLRELIIEIGRNQDIEIHVEVGDLEKGVELASSAAEQGYDIIISRGGTAELIQKKVSIPVIEIEVSGYDMLRVLTLVKDYPGKAAIVGFPPISEGAATVCQILEIDISPFVISKEEEVKPTLKQLLEKGYEVIIGDVITVKEAENLGLNGVLITSGKESILKAFQNAKKIHNYFSILRKKLSITEQILQEEKDGIVVFDETFNNVYSNSCFTEKLNTTFNASVKIEEAVTEVGLKGEYTSLIEYSNEFWKVKGSILQGLEISLVLFRLQRVESDKKRLSEGINISSLMNSSPIKSSFIKSNQMKMIIKSAERYSEKKESIWISGEKGTGKEKLAHYIHFRSSKRSFPLMTINCSLLNAEQWNLLLSEEEGLLSSNDNGTIFLKNIDAIALSTQKELVSYFIKNNLEARVIASSRENILNMIEGGSFLSDLYYLLAQLTLSLPQLSKRKEDIDHIARIFINEANTRYGKQIAGIRNEAMEELENYNWPGNITQLKQVINETVLIANGPFIEKEDMNYILKTKLEETEMAQLDLKGTLEEIEQRIIRRVWVEEGMNQTKTAERLGINRTTLWRKLKEL; the protein is encoded by the coding sequence GTGAAGGTTTTGGCGATTGCCCCTTATGAGGGGTTAAGAGAATTAATTATAGAAATAGGCCGTAATCAAGACATTGAAATACATGTGGAGGTTGGAGATTTAGAAAAAGGTGTGGAACTCGCCAGTAGTGCAGCAGAGCAGGGATACGATATTATTATTAGCCGAGGGGGGACTGCAGAACTTATTCAAAAGAAAGTCTCCATTCCTGTTATTGAAATTGAAGTTTCCGGATATGATATGCTCCGAGTGTTAACTCTTGTAAAAGACTATCCTGGTAAGGCTGCGATTGTTGGCTTTCCTCCCATATCGGAAGGTGCAGCAACTGTCTGTCAAATACTTGAAATTGATATTTCCCCCTTTGTTATTTCAAAGGAGGAAGAAGTTAAACCAACGTTAAAACAATTGCTTGAAAAGGGATATGAAGTCATTATAGGTGATGTAATTACCGTGAAGGAAGCTGAAAATCTTGGATTGAATGGGGTGTTAATTACTTCGGGAAAAGAAAGCATCCTTAAGGCCTTTCAAAATGCAAAAAAAATTCACAATTATTTTTCCATACTTAGAAAAAAATTATCGATTACCGAACAAATTCTTCAAGAAGAGAAAGATGGCATTGTAGTGTTTGACGAAACATTCAATAATGTCTATTCTAATTCCTGCTTTACTGAAAAGTTAAATACAACCTTTAATGCTTCCGTTAAAATCGAAGAGGCAGTGACAGAAGTTGGTTTAAAAGGTGAATATACCTCTTTAATTGAATACAGCAACGAGTTTTGGAAGGTAAAGGGGTCTATATTACAAGGGCTAGAAATATCACTAGTCTTGTTTCGATTACAAAGAGTGGAATCCGATAAAAAAAGGCTTTCTGAAGGTATAAACATCTCTTCACTCATGAATTCTAGCCCAATCAAATCTTCGTTTATAAAAAGTAACCAGATGAAAATGATAATAAAATCAGCTGAAAGATATAGTGAGAAGAAAGAATCGATCTGGATCAGCGGTGAAAAAGGAACAGGGAAGGAAAAATTAGCTCACTATATCCATTTTCGCAGTTCCAAACGCTCCTTTCCTCTTATGACAATAAATTGTTCGCTTTTAAATGCAGAACAGTGGAACCTGTTGTTAAGTGAAGAAGAAGGTCTGCTTTCCTCTAATGATAATGGAACAATTTTCCTCAAAAATATCGATGCAATTGCTTTATCTACTCAGAAGGAATTGGTTTCCTATTTTATAAAGAATAACCTAGAGGCGCGCGTTATCGCATCCTCAAGAGAGAATATTTTGAACATGATTGAAGGTGGTTCTTTCTTAAGTGACTTGTATTATCTGTTGGCGCAATTGACATTAAGTCTTCCGCAGTTATCAAAGCGAAAAGAAGATATTGATCATATCGCTCGTATTTTTATTAATGAAGCTAATACAAGGTATGGAAAGCAAATTGCCGGGATTCGCAATGAAGCTATGGAAGAGTTAGAGAATTATAACTGGCCGGGAAATATAACCCAATTGAAACAAGTTATAAATGAAACTGTACTGATAGCAAATGGACCTTTTATTGAAAAAGAAGATATGAATTATATTTTAAAAACAAAGTTAGAGGAAACGGAAATGGCTCAGCTGGATCTTAAAGGTACCTTAGAGGAAATAGAACAGAGAATCATCAGGCGAGTTTGGGTTGAAGAAGGTATGAATCAAACGAAAACGGCTGAAAGGCTAGGCATTAATAGAACCACTTTATGGAGAAAATTAAAAGAATTATAG
- a CDS encoding LURP-one-related/scramblase family protein — MKQLYIKQKVFSLSGKFTVKDQQEQDIYYVEGSFMQIPKTFSIMNTARQEVALITKKVFSFLPKFYVEVNGQEELTIRKEFSFFKPRYTIDAAGIDVQGNWWDMDFQVLQHGEVIGTVSKEWFTWGDSYKVQVVKEDMEAIIIALVVAIDCVKADEAAASSAAT; from the coding sequence ATGAAACAACTTTATATAAAGCAAAAGGTATTCAGTTTAAGTGGAAAGTTTACAGTCAAGGATCAGCAGGAACAGGATATTTATTATGTAGAAGGAAGCTTTATGCAGATACCAAAGACCTTTTCCATTATGAATACAGCGAGACAAGAAGTTGCCCTTATTACGAAAAAGGTTTTCAGCTTTTTACCGAAGTTTTATGTTGAAGTCAATGGTCAAGAGGAATTAACGATAAGAAAGGAATTTTCGTTTTTTAAACCACGTTATACGATAGATGCAGCAGGTATTGATGTGCAGGGGAACTGGTGGGATATGGATTTTCAGGTTCTGCAGCATGGTGAAGTGATTGGTACAGTTAGCAAGGAGTGGTTCACTTGGGGTGACAGCTATAAGGTGCAAGTAGTCAAGGAAGACATGGAGGCAATTATTATTGCGTTGGTTGTTGCAATTGATTGTGTGAAGGCTGATGAAGCAGCGGCTTCTTCGGCGGCGACATGA
- a CDS encoding glycerate kinase, which translates to MKIVLAPDSFKESLSALQVAESIERGFKQVLPNAEYVKVPMADGGEGTVQSLVDATGGRIIKKTVTGPLGEAAEAFFGILGNEKSAVIEMAAASGLHLVAATKRNPLLTTTRGTGELIAAALEYNVNHIIIGIGGSATNDGGAGMAKALGVRFLNSNGQEIAEGGGALSDLAAIDLSSLDSRLAHVKIEVACDVDNPLIGPKGASAIFGPQKGATPEIVNQLDENLAHYAEIIEKDLGVKIADVPGAGAAGGLGGGLLAFMQAELSRGVDIVMEAAKLSDIIAGADLVITGEGKIDGQTIFGKTPIGVAKTAKQHGVPVIGIAGNVASDSDVVHEYGIDAIFSIVPGIVSLQEAFLHADEFVARTARNIAAVWQLKK; encoded by the coding sequence ATGAAGATTGTCCTTGCACCAGATTCGTTTAAAGAAAGCTTGTCAGCATTACAGGTAGCAGAGTCGATAGAAAGAGGCTTCAAGCAGGTTCTTCCAAATGCTGAATATGTGAAGGTTCCAATGGCAGATGGTGGAGAAGGCACTGTGCAGTCTTTAGTTGATGCAACAGGCGGAAGAATCATCAAGAAAACAGTTACTGGACCATTGGGAGAAGCAGCAGAGGCGTTTTTTGGCATATTAGGGAATGAAAAATCAGCGGTAATTGAAATGGCCGCCGCCTCTGGCCTTCACTTAGTTGCAGCAACTAAAAGAAATCCACTACTTACAACAACAAGAGGCACAGGCGAATTGATTGCTGCTGCACTTGAATATAATGTCAATCATATAATTATCGGAATTGGCGGCAGTGCTACAAATGACGGCGGAGCTGGGATGGCGAAAGCGCTCGGTGTACGTTTTCTTAATTCAAACGGACAAGAAATAGCAGAAGGAGGCGGGGCTTTAAGCGATCTCGCTGCCATTGATTTATCCAGCTTAGATTCTAGATTAGCACATGTCAAAATAGAAGTAGCCTGCGATGTTGATAACCCGCTTATTGGTCCAAAAGGAGCTTCTGCCATCTTTGGACCACAAAAAGGGGCGACACCAGAAATCGTCAACCAACTGGATGAAAACCTTGCTCATTATGCGGAAATTATTGAAAAAGATCTCGGCGTGAAAATAGCAGATGTGCCTGGAGCCGGTGCCGCAGGCGGTCTTGGCGGAGGTTTGCTGGCATTTATGCAAGCTGAATTAAGTCGTGGGGTCGATATTGTTATGGAAGCGGCAAAGCTTTCCGACATCATTGCGGGAGCTGATTTAGTCATTACAGGCGAAGGTAAAATTGACGGACAGACCATCTTCGGAAAAACCCCAATCGGTGTTGCAAAAACAGCCAAGCAACACGGTGTGCCTGTGATCGGGATTGCTGGCAACGTCGCAAGCGATAGCGATGTTGTTCATGAGTACGGCATTGATGCCATATTCAGCATCGTTCCCGGGATAGTATCCTTACAGGAGGCATTTCTTCATGCAGACGAATTTGTCGCGAGAACAGCACGAAATATTGCGGCAGTTTGGCAGTTGAAAAAATGA
- a CDS encoding GntP family permease codes for MDDIQVSALGAIVALVVAIVLILKKVSPAYGMIAGALVGGIVGGVDIVNTVSLMMAGAEDIIPAVLRILAAGVLAGVLIESGAAAVIAETIVRKLGETRALLALSLATMILTTVGVFVDVAVITVAPIALAIAKKAGISKMAILLAMIGGGKAGNIMSPNPNAIAASDAFDVPLTSIMAAGIIPAVFGLIVTYILAKKLVKKGSAIEVEEIETPNSLELPSFLTAIIAPVVTILLLSLRPLFNISIDPMIALPVGGIVGAIVMGRGKKINDYAVSGLGKMTGVAIMLLGTGTLAGIIANSGLKDVLIDGLNLLGLPGFVLAPVSGIFMSAATASTTAGTAVASQVFSSTILDMGVSALAGAAMIHAGATVLDHLPHGSFFHSTGGSVNMEMKERLKLIPYETLVGFTLALISTLIYGVFHLFG; via the coding sequence ATGGATGACATACAAGTAAGTGCGTTAGGAGCGATTGTTGCACTTGTCGTAGCGATCGTTTTAATACTGAAGAAGGTTTCTCCTGCTTATGGGATGATTGCCGGCGCCTTAGTCGGAGGAATTGTTGGAGGAGTCGATATAGTCAATACAGTGTCATTAATGATGGCTGGTGCGGAGGACATCATTCCTGCTGTTTTAAGAATTTTGGCTGCCGGTGTGCTTGCTGGTGTCCTGATTGAATCTGGAGCAGCTGCTGTGATTGCCGAAACAATCGTTAGGAAGCTAGGCGAAACGCGGGCACTTCTCGCTTTATCATTAGCGACAATGATTTTGACAACTGTTGGTGTATTTGTTGATGTTGCGGTCATAACAGTTGCACCTATTGCATTAGCCATTGCTAAAAAGGCAGGCATTTCAAAAATGGCTATACTACTGGCGATGATTGGCGGAGGAAAAGCAGGGAATATTATGTCACCAAACCCCAATGCGATTGCAGCATCAGATGCCTTTGATGTTCCGTTAACCTCGATTATGGCTGCAGGTATCATTCCAGCTGTCTTCGGACTAATCGTTACTTACATACTCGCGAAGAAACTCGTGAAAAAAGGTTCAGCAATTGAAGTAGAGGAAATAGAAACGCCTAATAGTCTGGAGCTTCCTTCCTTCTTAACAGCTATTATTGCACCTGTTGTAACGATACTATTATTATCATTACGACCGTTGTTTAATATTAGTATTGATCCAATGATTGCCTTGCCAGTTGGTGGTATTGTCGGGGCAATTGTAATGGGAAGAGGGAAAAAGATTAATGATTATGCTGTTTCGGGATTAGGTAAGATGACAGGTGTTGCCATCATGCTCCTTGGAACAGGGACATTAGCAGGTATTATTGCAAACTCTGGCCTAAAGGATGTGCTCATTGATGGTTTAAATCTCCTTGGACTGCCAGGCTTTGTACTTGCACCTGTCTCCGGTATCTTTATGTCAGCGGCAACAGCCTCAACAACAGCAGGAACAGCGGTTGCGAGCCAAGTGTTTAGCTCAACCATTTTAGATATGGGGGTGTCCGCACTTGCTGGGGCAGCAATGATTCACGCAGGAGCAACAGTGCTCGACCATCTCCCGCACGGCAGCTTTTTCCATTCAACAGGCGGAAGTGTCAATATGGAGATGAAGGAGCGTTTAAAGCTGATACCTTATGAAACGCTAGTTGGTTTCACATTAGCACTTATTTCGACGCTTATTTATGGAGTTTTTCACTTATTTGGCTAA
- a CDS encoding sugar diacid recognition domain-containing protein: MKYLDKRLAQEIVNRTMTIINWNINVMNEKGIIIASGDERRVDAVHEGALKVIETQAGFEIDNTEITQFHGVKAGINLPIKSFDKVVGVIGITGDPAEIRNYGELVKMAAEMIIQQAFLMEEMQWDERLKEELVTKLLDGKESFDSLFFDRAKRLGIDVSIPRAAVIIASKDKARVFKSLRSKLLKDDLHVVHQQYIILLKKIDLKDGLWNEAATKLELEKWAYYFQNHAGIPVKFALGSYHSGMDGLSVSYKEAVHALKVGKKLYPDTRLYFSKDSKLPIFLSQAQELGLSVSIESYVEYFKKHDKKGELLETLLMYVEENGDVNKVAGKLFIHRNTLRYRLERINELTGKDPRKLKELVELYLSVLQNQLS; encoded by the coding sequence ATGAAATACTTAGACAAACGGTTAGCACAGGAAATTGTCAACCGAACAATGACAATCATTAACTGGAATATTAATGTAATGAATGAAAAAGGGATTATTATAGCCTCTGGAGATGAGCGGCGGGTTGATGCTGTTCATGAAGGCGCATTAAAGGTGATTGAAACGCAGGCTGGCTTTGAAATTGATAATACAGAAATTACACAGTTCCATGGCGTTAAAGCAGGCATTAATTTGCCAATCAAATCTTTCGACAAAGTGGTCGGAGTTATTGGGATTACAGGCGATCCAGCGGAAATCCGAAATTATGGAGAACTAGTGAAGATGGCGGCCGAGATGATTATCCAGCAAGCATTTTTAATGGAGGAAATGCAATGGGATGAACGACTTAAGGAGGAGCTTGTCACAAAGCTTCTGGATGGGAAGGAAAGCTTCGATTCACTTTTTTTTGACAGGGCCAAACGGCTTGGAATAGATGTGTCTATCCCAAGAGCGGCAGTAATTATTGCATCAAAAGATAAAGCGAGAGTGTTTAAATCGCTCCGTTCAAAGCTGTTAAAGGATGACCTTCATGTGGTTCACCAGCAATATATTATTCTATTAAAAAAGATAGATTTAAAAGACGGATTATGGAACGAGGCTGCTACAAAGCTTGAACTGGAGAAGTGGGCATATTACTTTCAAAACCATGCAGGAATACCAGTTAAATTTGCGCTAGGCTCGTATCATAGTGGCATGGATGGGCTAAGCGTTTCTTATAAGGAGGCTGTTCACGCTTTAAAGGTTGGTAAGAAGTTGTATCCAGATACAAGACTATATTTCTCAAAGGATAGTAAACTGCCGATTTTTCTTTCACAAGCGCAAGAGTTGGGATTAAGTGTCAGCATTGAATCATATGTTGAGTACTTCAAGAAACACGATAAAAAAGGGGAACTGCTTGAAACATTGCTTATGTATGTGGAGGAAAATGGCGATGTCAATAAAGTTGCAGGCAAGCTGTTTATTCATCGCAATACACTTAGGTACCGTTTGGAGAGAATTAATGAACTGACAGGCAAAGACCCGCGAAAATTGAAGGAATTAGTGGAGCTTTATCTGTCGGTCCTGCAAAACCAGCTTTCCTAA
- the mmuM gene encoding homocysteine S-methyltransferase, producing MFSSNPIKTILTDYPLIILDGALATELESHGCNLDDPLWSASVLLENPELIYQVHTEYFQAGADCAITASYQASIAGFAKRGMDETVALELIKKSVTLARKARDDYWQKHKQPTRPKPLVAASVGPYGAYLADGSEYVGNYGVSDEALTDFHRSRMTALIEAGADLLAFETIPSLQEATVLATLLKEFPDTYAWLSFSLKTDSEISDGTLIRDCGSLFVENDQIAAIGLNCAPATIVTDTIKNFKDSTNKPIIVYPNSGETYNPDTKTWHGEEACSGLNHKEWFQAGASIIGGCCRTSPRDIEEIAREWRK from the coding sequence ATGTTCAGCAGCAATCCAATTAAGACGATTCTAACAGATTACCCTTTAATAATTTTAGATGGAGCGTTAGCGACTGAATTAGAATCGCATGGCTGTAATTTAGATGATCCACTTTGGTCGGCAAGTGTACTACTAGAGAATCCAGAGCTAATCTATCAGGTTCATACGGAATATTTTCAAGCAGGAGCAGATTGTGCCATCACCGCAAGTTATCAGGCTTCCATTGCAGGGTTTGCAAAAAGAGGGATGGATGAAACAGTGGCATTAGAGTTGATAAAAAAATCCGTTACTTTAGCAAGAAAAGCTAGGGATGATTATTGGCAGAAGCATAAACAGCCAACTAGACCGAAGCCGTTAGTTGCAGCATCAGTTGGACCGTATGGAGCCTACTTGGCAGATGGATCAGAGTATGTCGGCAATTACGGAGTATCAGATGAGGCATTGACAGATTTCCACCGCAGCAGAATGACGGCTTTAATAGAAGCAGGTGCTGACCTGCTAGCATTTGAAACAATTCCATCATTGCAGGAAGCAACAGTATTAGCGACTCTCCTGAAGGAATTTCCAGATACATATGCATGGCTGTCGTTTTCTTTAAAAACAGATTCAGAAATCAGTGACGGTACACTAATCAGAGATTGTGGCAGTCTGTTTGTCGAAAACGACCAAATTGCTGCAATTGGGTTAAACTGTGCTCCGGCAACAATTGTTACAGATACAATCAAGAATTTTAAAGACAGTACAAATAAACCAATCATTGTCTATCCGAATTCAGGCGAGACATATAATCCAGACACGAAAACATGGCATGGTGAGGAAGCCTGTTCCGGTTTGAACCATAAAGAATGGTTTCAAGCAGGAGCGAGTATTATTGGCGGATGCTGCCGAACATCTCCACGGGATATTGAAGAGATTGCTAGAGAATGGCGAAAATGA
- the mmuP gene encoding S-methylmethionine permease, translating to MENNKEQFQRKMQTRHLVMLSLGGVIGTGLFLSSGYTIQQAGPIGTILAYLIGALVVYLVMLCLGELAVHMPETGAFHSYAAKYINPATGYTVAWLYWLTWTVALGSEFTAAGLLMQRWFPTVNVWIWSLIFALLILVLNILTVRMFAESEFWFSSIKVIAIALFIILGLGAVVGIIPMTHTQSAPLLSNFTSGGLFPNGVVTVFMTMLAVNFAFSGTELIGIAAGETANPEKTVPKAIHTTLWRLVIFFVGTIFILSALLPSSEAGVLESPFVAVFERIGIPYAADIMNFVILTAILSAANSGLYASSRMLWSLADKNTISPRFKKLSKNGVPVYAVIFSMLGGGLALLSSIIAPGTVYIVLVSISGLAVVAVWMSISASQFLFRKQYLKEGNSVDDLVYRTPLYPFVPIASFVLCLVSCIGIAFDPTQRIALYCGIPFIVFCYISFYITKKLKKKGEVDYVQQQSN from the coding sequence ATGGAAAACAACAAAGAACAATTTCAACGAAAGATGCAAACGAGACATTTAGTGATGCTGTCACTTGGAGGAGTTATTGGAACAGGACTATTCTTGAGTTCAGGCTATACGATACAGCAGGCTGGCCCAATAGGCACCATTCTTGCTTATCTTATTGGAGCACTCGTCGTTTATTTAGTAATGCTGTGCTTAGGAGAGCTGGCTGTACATATGCCGGAAACAGGAGCTTTTCACAGCTACGCAGCTAAATACATCAATCCAGCCACAGGCTATACAGTTGCATGGCTGTATTGGTTAACATGGACTGTTGCATTAGGATCGGAATTTACAGCGGCAGGACTTCTTATGCAAAGATGGTTTCCAACTGTTAATGTATGGATTTGGAGCTTAATATTCGCACTTTTAATATTGGTGTTGAACATTCTAACAGTGCGAATGTTCGCAGAATCTGAGTTTTGGTTTTCTTCTATTAAGGTAATAGCTATCGCACTTTTCATTATACTTGGCTTAGGAGCTGTTGTCGGGATTATTCCAATGACTCATACACAGTCAGCACCATTGCTAAGTAATTTCACAAGTGGTGGTCTTTTTCCAAATGGAGTTGTTACAGTGTTTATGACAATGCTGGCAGTTAACTTCGCTTTTTCGGGAACAGAGTTAATCGGAATAGCCGCAGGCGAAACAGCCAATCCAGAAAAAACAGTACCTAAAGCGATTCACACAACATTATGGCGTCTAGTTATCTTCTTTGTTGGTACGATCTTTATTTTGTCAGCACTATTGCCATCTTCTGAAGCTGGTGTACTAGAAAGCCCGTTTGTGGCTGTTTTTGAGCGAATTGGTATTCCTTATGCAGCAGATATTATGAACTTTGTGATTTTGACTGCTATTTTGTCAGCCGCGAACTCAGGACTCTATGCATCATCAAGAATGCTGTGGTCACTTGCAGATAAAAATACTATTTCTCCAAGATTTAAAAAGCTATCTAAAAATGGTGTTCCAGTGTATGCTGTCATATTCAGCATGCTTGGCGGAGGATTGGCCCTTTTATCAAGCATTATTGCACCAGGCACCGTTTATATCGTATTAGTGTCCATTTCTGGACTTGCTGTTGTTGCTGTATGGATGAGCATAAGTGCCTCCCAGTTTTTGTTCCGCAAGCAGTATTTAAAAGAAGGAAATTCAGTTGACGACCTTGTTTACCGGACACCGCTGTATCCTTTTGTACCAATTGCATCATTTGTACTCTGTCTTGTATCATGTATTGGCATAGCCTTTGATCCAACACAACGAATTGCATTATATTGTGGAATTCCGTTTATCGTATTCTGCTATATAAGCTTTTACATCACAAAGAAGCTTAAGAAGAAAGGGGAAGTCGACTATGTTCAGCAGCAATCCAATTAA